A genomic stretch from Corynebacterium faecale includes:
- the prpD gene encoding 2-methylcitrate dehydratase PrpD, whose translation MHIHEVRTHPSADAFPVEEHLAWKIAQVAVDPVEVLPEVQEMIINRIIDNAAVAVASILRRPVTTARAQAQAHPRTEKGATVFGIGGRYSPEWAAWANGTAVRELDFHDTFLAADYSHPGDNIPPILAVAQAQQSTGTDLIRALATAYEIHVDLVRGICLHEHKIDHVAHLGPAAAAGLGTLLNLPPEVIYQAIGQALHTTTATRQSRKGEISSWKAFAPAFAGKMAIESVDRAMRGEGAPAPIWEGEDGVIAWLLSGKDHTYHVPLPEPGEAKRGILDTYTKEHSAEYQSQAAIDLARHLKPQVDAAGGINEVASIVLHTSHHTHHVIGTGANDPQKMDPQASRETLDHSIMYIFAVALEDGVWHHEHSYSRKRATRPDTVTLWEKISTVEDPAWTRRYHATDPEEKAFGARAVITMHNGEVIEGELAVADAHPFGARPFAREQYIEKFHTLAHGFVPQAEQDRFLDAAQALPGLADLSALNIELDDATLVTAPTIGKGLL comes from the coding sequence ATGCATATCCATGAAGTCCGAACCCACCCTTCTGCAGACGCCTTTCCCGTCGAGGAACACCTGGCATGGAAGATCGCACAGGTGGCGGTTGATCCGGTGGAGGTGCTCCCTGAGGTGCAGGAGATGATCATCAACAGGATCATTGATAACGCAGCCGTGGCGGTGGCCTCCATCCTGCGGCGGCCGGTGACCACGGCGCGCGCCCAGGCACAGGCCCACCCCCGCACCGAAAAAGGCGCGACGGTGTTCGGCATCGGGGGCCGTTATTCACCGGAATGGGCGGCGTGGGCCAATGGCACCGCGGTGCGCGAACTGGATTTCCATGACACCTTCCTCGCCGCGGACTACTCCCATCCGGGGGACAATATCCCGCCGATCCTGGCAGTCGCCCAGGCGCAGCAGTCCACCGGTACCGACCTCATCCGGGCGCTGGCCACCGCCTATGAGATCCACGTGGATCTGGTTCGGGGCATCTGCCTGCATGAACACAAGATTGATCACGTGGCACACCTTGGTCCCGCCGCAGCTGCGGGCCTGGGCACCCTGCTGAATCTTCCCCCGGAGGTGATCTACCAGGCGATCGGGCAGGCACTACACACCACCACCGCCACCCGGCAGTCCCGCAAGGGGGAGATTTCCTCCTGGAAGGCCTTCGCCCCGGCTTTCGCCGGGAAGATGGCCATCGAGTCCGTGGACCGGGCCATGCGGGGAGAGGGGGCACCCGCGCCGATCTGGGAGGGCGAGGACGGCGTGATAGCCTGGCTGCTGTCGGGGAAGGACCATACCTATCACGTGCCCCTGCCGGAACCGGGTGAGGCCAAGCGGGGCATCCTGGACACCTATACCAAGGAACACTCCGCCGAATACCAGTCCCAGGCCGCGATCGATCTGGCCCGTCATCTCAAACCGCAGGTGGACGCGGCAGGCGGCATCAACGAGGTGGCCTCTATTGTCCTACACACCAGCCACCACACCCACCATGTGATCGGCACAGGCGCGAATGATCCGCAGAAGATGGATCCGCAGGCCTCCCGCGAGACCCTCGACCACTCCATCATGTATATCTTCGCCGTGGCGTTGGAGGACGGCGTGTGGCACCACGAACATTCCTATTCCCGCAAACGCGCCACCCGCCCCGACACCGTTACCCTCTGGGAGAAGATCTCGACGGTGGAGGATCCCGCCTGGACGCGCCGTTATCACGCGACTGACCCCGAAGAGAAGGCCTTCGGCGCGAGGGCGGTGATCACTATGCACAACGGTGAGGTGATCGAGGGGGAGCTTGCCGTGGCTGATGCGCACCCTTTCGGGGCACGCCCGTTTGCGCGCGAACAGTACATTGAAAAATTCCACACGCTGGCACACGGCTTCGTGCCACAGGCGGAACAGGACCGTTTTCTCGACGCCGCCCAGGCATTGCCCGGGTTGGCTGACCTCAGCGCTCTCAACATTGAGCTTGACGACGCCACCCTGGTCACCGCCCCAACAATCGGAAAGGGCCTGCTATGA
- the prpB gene encoding methylisocitrate lyase: MTMFSTDATPSERRKALRAALHAAPILRLPGAFSPLVARSIQEAGFEGVYVSGAVVAADLALPDIGLTTLTEVAARARQIARATDLPVLVDADTGFGEPMNAARTVSELEDAGVAGCQLEDQVNPKRCGHLDGKEVVSTEQMVRRIGAAVSARRDPDFVICARTDAAGVEGIGDAIDRAHEYAAAGADVIFPEALHTREDFERFRHAVPDIPLLANMTEFGKTELLSAWELQDIGYNAVIYPVTTLRIAMGHVEQALWELADSGTQAGWLDRMQHRSRLYELVRYEEFNVFDQNLFTYRPKT, encoded by the coding sequence ATGACCATGTTCTCAACGGATGCGACGCCGTCGGAGCGTCGAAAAGCACTCCGTGCGGCGCTGCACGCCGCACCCATCCTGAGGCTCCCGGGAGCCTTCTCGCCCCTGGTTGCGCGCAGCATCCAGGAAGCCGGTTTCGAGGGGGTCTACGTCAGCGGCGCTGTGGTCGCCGCCGACCTCGCCCTCCCGGATATCGGACTGACCACGCTGACCGAGGTGGCTGCACGCGCCCGACAGATCGCACGCGCCACCGACCTGCCCGTGCTCGTTGATGCCGACACCGGCTTCGGTGAACCCATGAACGCCGCCCGCACGGTCAGCGAACTCGAGGACGCCGGGGTGGCCGGATGCCAATTGGAAGACCAGGTCAACCCCAAACGCTGCGGGCACCTCGACGGGAAGGAAGTAGTGTCCACCGAGCAGATGGTGCGCAGAATCGGGGCAGCCGTATCGGCCCGTAGAGACCCCGACTTTGTCATCTGCGCCCGCACCGACGCCGCTGGGGTTGAGGGCATCGGTGATGCCATTGACAGGGCCCACGAGTATGCGGCAGCCGGCGCTGATGTCATCTTCCCCGAAGCCCTGCACACCCGCGAGGACTTCGAACGATTCCGCCACGCCGTTCCGGATATCCCCCTGCTGGCCAACATGACCGAATTCGGGAAAACCGAATTGCTCTCCGCCTGGGAGCTCCAGGACATCGGCTACAACGCGGTGATCTACCCCGTGACCACACTGCGCATCGCCATGGGCCACGTCGAACAGGCCCTGTGGGAACTGGCGGATTCCGGCACCCAGGCCGGCTGGCTTGACCGCATGCAGCACCGCAGCCGCCTCTATGAACTGGTGCGTTATGAAGAATTCAACGTCTTCGACCAGAACCTCTTTACCTACCGTCCGAAAACCTGA
- a CDS encoding bifunctional 2-methylcitrate synthase/citrate synthase, whose product MNDKNVEVRKGLYGVVSDYTAISKVMPETNSLTYRGYAVQDLVENCTFEEVIYLLWNGELPTADQLREFNTRGRSYRSLDAGLISLIHSLPRDCHPMDVLRTAVSYMGTKDPEPFTTGSDHVLRIGHNLLAQLPMVVAMDIRRRREDDIIAPNPDKGIAENFLSMVFGNDHGSVANNPEDVRDFERSLILYAEHSFNASTFTSRVITSTRSDAYSAIAGAIGALKGPLHGGANEFVMHTMLKINDPTKAGEWVNTALDNKDLIMGFGHRVYKSGDSRVPSMEKSMRALAVRHRASKWVHMYEEMQQVMEDRTGIKPNLDFPAGPAYYILGFPVDFFTPLFVLARLAGWTAHIVEQHENNSLIRPLAAYSGVEQREVVPIEQR is encoded by the coding sequence ATGAATGACAAGAACGTGGAGGTCCGCAAAGGGCTCTACGGGGTGGTCTCTGACTACACGGCCATTTCCAAAGTCATGCCCGAGACCAACTCCCTGACCTACCGCGGTTATGCCGTGCAGGACCTGGTGGAGAACTGCACCTTCGAAGAGGTGATCTACCTGCTGTGGAACGGTGAGCTGCCCACCGCCGACCAACTGCGGGAGTTCAACACCCGGGGTAGGTCCTACCGCTCCCTGGATGCGGGATTGATCTCCCTGATCCATTCGCTCCCGAGGGACTGCCATCCGATGGATGTGCTGCGCACCGCCGTGTCCTATATGGGCACCAAGGATCCCGAACCCTTCACCACCGGCTCAGATCATGTGCTGCGCATCGGCCATAACCTCCTGGCGCAGCTGCCGATGGTGGTGGCCATGGATATCCGCCGCCGCCGTGAAGATGACATCATCGCCCCGAACCCTGACAAGGGTATCGCCGAGAACTTCCTGTCCATGGTGTTCGGTAATGACCATGGTTCGGTGGCCAACAACCCGGAGGATGTGCGTGACTTCGAACGATCCCTCATCCTGTACGCCGAGCACTCGTTCAACGCCTCCACGTTCACCTCCCGGGTGATCACCTCCACACGCTCCGATGCGTATTCGGCGATCGCCGGAGCCATCGGAGCTTTGAAGGGACCCCTGCACGGTGGTGCCAATGAGTTTGTCATGCACACCATGCTGAAGATCAACGATCCCACCAAGGCAGGAGAGTGGGTGAACACGGCCCTGGATAACAAGGACCTGATCATGGGGTTCGGCCACCGTGTGTACAAGAGCGGCGACAGCCGGGTGCCCTCCATGGAGAAATCCATGCGGGCCCTGGCGGTGCGCCACCGGGCCTCGAAATGGGTCCACATGTACGAGGAGATGCAGCAGGTGATGGAGGACCGCACCGGCATCAAACCCAATCTGGATTTCCCAGCCGGACCCGCGTACTACATCCTGGGTTTCCCCGTGGACTTCTTCACCCCGCTCTTCGTCCTGGCGCGCCTGGCGGGATGGACAGCCCACATTGTGGAGCAGCATGAGAACAACTCGCTGATCCGACCCCTGGCCGCCTACAGCGGTGTGGAACAACGTGAGGTGGTGCCGATTGAACAGCGCTAG
- a CDS encoding acetyl/propionyl/methylcrotonyl-CoA carboxylase subunit alpha, which yields MSVETRKITKVLVANRGEIAIRVFRAARDEGIASVAVYAEPDADAPFVDYADEAFALGGQTSAESYLVIDKIIDAARKSGADAIHPGYGFLAENADFAEAVINEGLIWIGPSPESIRSLGDKVTARHIAHVADAPMVPGTKEPVKDATEVVAFAEEFGLPIAIKAAFGGGGRGMKVAYKMEEVADLFESATREAVSAFGRGECFVERYLDKARHVEAQVIADKHGNVVVAGTRDCSLQRRFQKLVEEAPAPFLTDEQRERIHSSAKDICREAGYYGAGTVEYLVGSDGLISFLEVNTRLQVEHPVTEETTGLDLVREMFRIAEGAELSIKEDPAPRGHSFEFRINGEDAGSNFMPAPGKITKYREPSGPGVRMDSGVVEGSEISGQFDSMLAKLIVWGQTREQALERSRRALGEYIVEGMPTVIPFHSHIVSNPAFVGNEDGFEIYTKWIEEVWDNPIEPFVDAAELDDEEKTPAQKVIVEIDGRRVEVALPGDLALGGGAGAAKKKAKKRRAGGAKAGVSGDSVAAPMQGTVIKVNVEEGAEVAEGDTVVVLEAMKMENPVKAHKSGTVTGLTIAAGEGVTKGQVLLDIK from the coding sequence GTGTCAGTCGAGACCAGGAAGATCACCAAGGTACTTGTAGCTAACCGTGGTGAAATCGCAATTCGCGTGTTCCGCGCAGCTCGCGATGAAGGTATCGCTTCCGTTGCTGTATACGCAGAGCCGGATGCAGACGCACCATTCGTTGACTATGCAGATGAGGCCTTCGCCCTCGGTGGCCAGACTTCCGCAGAGTCCTACCTCGTCATTGATAAAATCATTGACGCTGCCCGCAAGTCCGGTGCAGATGCAATCCACCCAGGCTACGGCTTCCTCGCAGAGAACGCTGATTTCGCCGAGGCTGTCATCAACGAGGGCCTGATCTGGATCGGCCCATCACCGGAGTCCATCCGCTCCCTCGGTGATAAGGTCACCGCACGCCACATCGCGCATGTCGCCGATGCGCCAATGGTGCCCGGCACCAAGGAGCCGGTCAAGGACGCCACTGAGGTTGTCGCCTTCGCCGAGGAGTTCGGTCTCCCGATCGCCATCAAGGCTGCCTTCGGTGGCGGCGGACGTGGCATGAAGGTTGCCTACAAGATGGAAGAGGTCGCTGACCTCTTCGAGTCCGCAACCCGTGAGGCAGTCTCTGCCTTCGGTCGCGGCGAGTGCTTCGTTGAGCGTTACCTGGATAAGGCACGCCACGTTGAGGCGCAGGTCATCGCCGATAAGCACGGCAACGTGGTTGTCGCAGGCACCCGTGACTGCTCTCTTCAGCGTCGTTTCCAGAAGCTCGTGGAAGAAGCCCCAGCCCCATTCCTCACCGATGAGCAGCGCGAGCGCATCCACTCCTCCGCAAAGGACATCTGCCGCGAGGCTGGCTACTACGGTGCCGGCACCGTGGAGTACCTGGTTGGCTCCGACGGACTGATCTCCTTCCTCGAGGTCAACACCCGCCTGCAGGTGGAGCACCCGGTCACCGAGGAGACCACCGGTCTCGACCTGGTCCGTGAGATGTTCCGCATCGCCGAGGGCGCAGAGCTGTCCATCAAGGAAGACCCGGCTCCACGTGGTCACTCCTTCGAGTTCCGCATCAACGGTGAGGACGCAGGCTCCAACTTCATGCCTGCACCGGGCAAGATCACCAAGTACCGCGAGCCATCAGGCCCGGGTGTCCGCATGGACTCCGGCGTTGTCGAAGGCTCCGAGATCTCCGGACAGTTCGACTCCATGCTGGCCAAGCTCATTGTCTGGGGACAGACCCGTGAGCAGGCACTCGAGCGTTCCCGTCGTGCACTCGGCGAGTACATCGTCGAAGGCATGCCGACCGTCATCCCATTCCACTCCCACATCGTGTCCAACCCGGCATTCGTGGGCAACGAGGACGGCTTCGAGATCTACACCAAGTGGATCGAAGAGGTCTGGGACAACCCGATCGAGCCATTCGTCGACGCCGCTGAGCTTGACGACGAAGAGAAGACCCCAGCGCAGAAGGTCATCGTTGAAATCGACGGCCGTCGCGTCGAGGTTGCCCTCCCAGGCGATCTGGCACTCGGTGGCGGCGCAGGTGCTGCCAAGAAGAAGGCTAAGAAGCGTCGCGCAGGCGGCGCCAAGGCTGGCGTCTCCGGTGATTCTGTCGCAGCTCCGATGCAGGGCACCGTGATCAAGGTCAACGTCGAGGAAGGCGCTGAGGTTGCTGAAGGCGACACCGTCGTCGTTCTCGAGGCCATGAAGATGGAGAACCCCGTCAAGGCTCACAAGTCCGGTACCGTCACCGGCCTGACCATCGCCGCTGGCGAGGGTGTAACCAAGGGCCAGGTCCTCCTGGACATCAAGTAA
- a CDS encoding sulfurtransferase produces the protein MAAPFDPFPPFQDYAHPERIVSASWLSARLGSPGLKVVESNEDSLLYDIGHLPGAVRIDWDKDLNDPVTRDFIDGQAFADLMNRKGIHRDDTVVIYGDKSNWWAAFTLWVFELFGHADVRLLNGGRDAWMTEERDTSYAVPDYPPTNYPVVERVDEKQRAFVAGVLDSLQTPGEMTLVDVRTVKEYRGRDDHGQTVTGEGVLRGGHIPGAVHLDWEQAVLPNGNFRSRKELEKIYGDLNPADDTVVYCRVGDRAAHTWFVLKFLLGFDNVRNYDGSWAEWGNMVRMPIVQGEEPGSL, from the coding sequence ATGGCAGCACCGTTCGACCCGTTCCCCCCGTTCCAGGACTACGCGCATCCCGAGAGGATCGTCTCCGCATCCTGGCTCTCCGCCCGACTGGGCTCACCGGGTCTTAAGGTTGTCGAGTCCAACGAGGATTCACTCCTGTACGACATCGGTCACCTTCCCGGAGCCGTCCGCATCGACTGGGACAAGGACCTCAATGATCCGGTGACCCGCGATTTCATCGATGGTCAGGCCTTCGCCGACCTGATGAACCGCAAGGGCATCCACCGCGATGACACCGTGGTTATCTACGGCGATAAATCCAACTGGTGGGCCGCGTTCACCCTCTGGGTTTTCGAACTCTTCGGCCATGCCGACGTCCGCCTCCTCAACGGTGGCCGCGATGCCTGGATGACGGAGGAACGCGACACCTCCTACGCCGTCCCCGATTACCCACCGACCAACTATCCGGTGGTTGAGCGTGTCGACGAAAAGCAGCGAGCCTTCGTGGCCGGGGTCCTGGACTCCCTCCAGACCCCTGGTGAAATGACGCTTGTCGACGTCCGCACCGTCAAGGAATACCGCGGCAGGGACGACCATGGCCAGACGGTCACCGGTGAGGGTGTGCTCCGCGGAGGACATATCCCCGGGGCTGTGCACCTCGACTGGGAACAGGCTGTCCTCCCGAACGGAAATTTCCGCAGTCGGAAGGAACTGGAGAAGATCTACGGTGATCTCAACCCGGCCGATGACACCGTGGTCTACTGCCGTGTCGGCGACCGCGCCGCCCACACCTGGTTCGTGCTGAAATTCCTCCTCGGTTTTGACAATGTCCGCAACTACGACGGTTCCTGGGCGGAATGGGGCAACATGGTCCGGATGCCGATCGTTCAGGGTGAGGAACCCGGTTCCCTCTGA
- a CDS encoding Cj0069 family protein, with the protein MFRNIVFFEVEGGSDKYLDGHRRDTMPVVESIRSMGWQAEVVYYRPEWTEDIIDYATARFDGYISRVNPGNIPGGERGYFDLLTRLSEAGLVGMSTPEEMMAYGAKDALVKLSSTDLVPTDTHAYYDVETFHQTFPSSLSYGERVLKQNRGSTGTGIWRVQIRDKKLAASVEPGTALPLDTEIKCTEAVDNHTEIRQLGEFMDFCDQYIVGDNGMLVDMRFMPRIVEGEIRILLVGPHPVFVVHKKPAEGEDNFSATLFSGAKYTYDRPEDWQDLVDMFADARPVIAEKLGGDNIPLIWTADFMLDTAPDGTDTYVLGEINCSCVGFTSELDMGIQQLVAQEAIRRVETAAGH; encoded by the coding sequence ATGTTCAGAAATATTGTCTTTTTCGAAGTCGAAGGCGGGTCGGACAAGTACCTGGATGGACACCGCCGGGACACCATGCCTGTCGTGGAATCCATCCGATCCATGGGCTGGCAGGCCGAGGTGGTCTACTACCGTCCCGAGTGGACCGAGGACATCATCGACTACGCCACCGCACGGTTCGACGGGTATATCTCACGCGTGAACCCGGGAAATATTCCAGGTGGTGAACGGGGTTATTTCGATCTCCTGACCCGCCTGTCCGAGGCCGGACTGGTGGGCATGTCCACCCCGGAGGAGATGATGGCCTATGGAGCAAAGGATGCGCTGGTCAAGTTGTCCTCCACGGATCTGGTGCCCACCGACACCCACGCCTACTACGATGTGGAGACTTTCCACCAGACCTTCCCATCCTCGTTGTCTTATGGTGAGCGTGTGCTCAAACAGAACCGTGGCTCCACCGGCACCGGCATCTGGCGTGTGCAGATCCGTGACAAGAAGCTCGCCGCCTCCGTGGAACCCGGCACCGCACTTCCACTGGATACCGAAATCAAGTGCACCGAGGCGGTGGACAACCACACGGAGATCCGTCAGTTGGGTGAGTTCATGGATTTCTGTGACCAGTACATCGTCGGTGATAACGGCATGCTGGTGGATATGCGCTTCATGCCGCGCATCGTCGAAGGGGAGATCCGCATCCTCCTGGTCGGACCGCACCCGGTGTTCGTGGTGCACAAGAAGCCGGCCGAGGGCGAGGACAACTTCTCCGCGACTCTTTTCTCCGGAGCCAAGTACACCTATGACCGGCCCGAGGACTGGCAGGACCTGGTGGACATGTTCGCCGATGCCCGCCCGGTCATCGCAGAGAAGCTCGGTGGTGACAACATCCCCCTGATCTGGACCGCCGACTTCATGCTCGATACCGCACCCGACGGCACCGACACATATGTCCTCGGTGAGATCAATTGCTCCTGCGTCGGTTTCACCTCTGAGTTGGACATGGGCATCCAGCAGCTGGTGGCGCAGGAAGCCATCCGGCGTGTGGAGACCGCAGCAGGGCACTAA
- a CDS encoding DUF3151 domain-containing protein: MVQINDMLAPPPVNLPEDPASGADPTQTDTALQHPDSPLVWAVRAEAALSSASTEEEKITAYAFARTGYHRSLDRLRANGWKGWGPVPYDHAPNQGVLRAIASLARAAQLIGETDEYDRCRQMLSDADPASVAILLDN; encoded by the coding sequence ATGGTTCAAATTAACGATATGCTCGCGCCCCCACCTGTCAACCTGCCGGAGGATCCCGCATCCGGCGCGGATCCGACACAGACCGACACCGCTCTGCAGCACCCCGACAGCCCCCTCGTGTGGGCGGTGCGCGCAGAGGCAGCCCTGTCCTCGGCATCCACAGAGGAAGAGAAGATCACCGCCTACGCCTTCGCCCGGACAGGTTACCACCGCAGCCTCGACCGTCTGCGTGCCAACGGATGGAAGGGCTGGGGTCCTGTCCCTTACGACCACGCCCCCAACCAGGGTGTCCTCCGCGCGATCGCGTCCCTGGCGCGCGCTGCACAGCTGATCGGCGAGACCGATGAGTATGACCGCTGCCGCCAGATGCTCTCCGATGCAGATCCGGCGTCCGTGGCGATCCTGCTGGACAACTAA
- a CDS encoding acyltransferase family protein, with the protein MNRDVARKAARLPQVPRSSYRFDLDGLRGIAIAFVVIFHVFVGRVSGGVDVFLLLSGYFFLGSQLRYADRNNASLNPWWPFWRTLRRLLPALVLVLGATMAVVLAFVPSLQRLHIANQVVASLFYVQNWELASQGADYGAASAAVSPFQHLWSMSVQGQFYLFAIALSIAVVLIRRYRPEISAMRIATPVLAVLTSLSFFLALLWYFVDQPMNYYSTFTRFWELGLGALFVLYAPKVILSARTREIFGFVGLFMVLSTGLILDGAQTFPGPPALYPLIGACLIILGDGRVSVFLSSRFMRWLGDIAYPLYLWHWPLLIVGMAYFELDEVSVLFGTAVIAVSVGLAWLTNKFVEKPLQQRGKRPVSRESRGAAAISGLRSNPAARWRALAGVMVTVVGLSMTSTPQILHNRVLESQDTNLDPRIYPGALAFAGVAVPEAEPQPDPYILADTVSPAWAKGCMSVFGEDPRELAVDRYDPEFCTFGDIAAERQVYLVGGSHAEQWMAPLDALGKQHGFRVIPLVRQSCPAFVDDLDGIFSDECAQFNEEMLRRLAEVQPDLVISNSTRPLLEKGSGIDEVPASYPTFWDFLGGLNIPFLGLRDNPWFIREGGAPWMVSQCFDEEQDLVACGLDRDVIYSPEDPAAAELAARPNMLAVDTSNWFCTDDFCPPVIGNIYVYRDGNHMSDDYALSLAPLLWEQIRILLR; encoded by the coding sequence GTGAACAGGGATGTTGCCCGAAAGGCGGCCAGGCTGCCTCAGGTTCCCCGTTCCTCCTACCGTTTTGATCTGGATGGTCTGCGCGGCATCGCCATCGCCTTCGTGGTGATTTTCCACGTGTTTGTGGGCCGTGTATCCGGTGGCGTGGATGTATTCCTGCTGCTCTCTGGCTATTTCTTCCTTGGTTCCCAGTTGCGTTATGCCGACCGGAACAATGCCTCACTCAACCCCTGGTGGCCGTTCTGGCGCACGTTGCGGCGGCTCCTGCCTGCTCTGGTGCTTGTTCTCGGAGCCACCATGGCGGTGGTGCTGGCTTTTGTGCCCAGCCTGCAGCGACTTCATATCGCCAATCAGGTGGTGGCCAGTCTTTTCTATGTCCAGAACTGGGAGCTTGCGAGCCAGGGGGCTGACTACGGGGCGGCCTCCGCGGCGGTGAGTCCTTTCCAGCACCTGTGGTCGATGTCGGTGCAGGGGCAGTTCTACCTGTTCGCCATCGCACTGAGCATCGCGGTGGTGCTCATCCGGCGTTACCGCCCGGAGATCAGTGCCATGCGGATCGCCACCCCGGTGCTGGCGGTACTCACCTCACTGTCCTTCTTCCTGGCACTATTGTGGTACTTCGTTGATCAGCCGATGAACTACTATTCCACCTTCACCAGGTTCTGGGAGCTGGGCCTGGGCGCGCTGTTCGTGCTGTACGCCCCGAAGGTGATCCTGTCGGCGAGAACACGCGAGATCTTCGGTTTCGTCGGTCTGTTCATGGTGCTGTCGACCGGCTTGATCCTGGATGGGGCCCAGACCTTCCCCGGCCCACCTGCGTTATATCCGCTGATCGGTGCCTGCCTGATCATCCTCGGGGATGGCCGGGTGTCGGTGTTCCTGTCCTCCAGGTTCATGCGGTGGCTCGGGGATATTGCCTACCCGCTCTATCTTTGGCACTGGCCCCTGCTCATCGTGGGCATGGCTTACTTTGAGCTCGATGAGGTGTCAGTCCTTTTCGGAACTGCCGTGATCGCCGTGTCGGTCGGGTTGGCGTGGCTGACCAATAAGTTTGTGGAGAAGCCTCTTCAGCAGCGGGGTAAACGCCCGGTATCCCGTGAATCGCGGGGTGCCGCGGCCATCAGTGGGCTGCGCAGTAACCCGGCTGCCCGCTGGCGTGCACTGGCCGGAGTGATGGTGACCGTGGTGGGACTATCCATGACCAGCACCCCGCAGATCCTGCATAACCGTGTGCTGGAATCCCAGGACACCAACCTGGATCCCCGAATCTACCCGGGTGCCCTGGCCTTCGCCGGCGTCGCCGTACCCGAGGCTGAACCCCAACCCGACCCTTATATTCTCGCCGACACTGTCTCACCGGCCTGGGCCAAGGGTTGCATGTCCGTGTTCGGTGAGGATCCACGGGAACTCGCCGTGGATCGATATGACCCGGAATTCTGCACCTTCGGTGACATAGCGGCCGAGCGGCAGGTGTATCTGGTGGGCGGTTCCCATGCGGAGCAATGGATGGCGCCCCTTGATGCCCTGGGCAAACAGCACGGATTCCGGGTGATCCCGCTGGTCCGTCAGTCCTGCCCGGCGTTCGTGGACGACCTCGACGGGATCTTCTCGGATGAATGCGCCCAGTTCAACGAGGAGATGCTCCGACGCCTCGCTGAGGTTCAGCCCGATCTGGTGATCTCCAATTCCACCCGCCCCCTCCTGGAGAAGGGCAGTGGTATTGATGAGGTGCCGGCCTCCTACCCGACCTTCTGGGACTTCCTCGGAGGGCTGAACATCCCGTTCCTGGGTCTGCGGGATAATCCGTGGTTCATCCGGGAGGGCGGTGCCCCGTGGATGGTGTCGCAGTGCTTCGATGAAGAACAGGACCTGGTGGCCTGCGGACTGGACAGGGATGTCATCTATTCCCCGGAGGATCCGGCTGCGGCTGAACTCGCGGCGCGCCCCAACATGCTGGCGGTGGATACCTCCAACTGGTTCTGTACCGATGATTTCTGCCCGCCGGTGATCGGCAATATCTATGTCTACCGCGACGGCAACCACATGTCCGATGACTATGCGCTGTCCCTGGCGCCGCTGCTCTGGGAGCAGATCAGGATCCTGCTGCGTTAA
- a CDS encoding endonuclease/exonuclease/phosphatase family protein: protein MISLALLWLLTPVIPLVHPLMIGLQATAWIAVVILVLLILPGWRTRIIAVVAVLGLIELPHLRTPPESPPEASRVVVMNTQYQRTDPDKLSATIADLGPDVVILAETTRAEADAVASASDLTVSGPPIKSGGRGVAILMREGARVRPELKGSLHQLPVVEKQGVTVVGVHTVAPVNARQADFWRADFQQLNSVAERTGPLIMAGDFNAGVLHPTMRSLGLRGCGPVTPTWPSFAAVIRIDHILVRDASCGASGAFRVAGTDHVGVWADVLINP from the coding sequence GTGATTTCCCTTGCTCTGCTCTGGTTGCTCACACCGGTCATTCCCCTGGTGCATCCACTGATGATCGGGCTCCAGGCGACCGCATGGATCGCCGTGGTAATCCTGGTGCTGTTGATCCTGCCCGGGTGGAGGACACGCATCATCGCGGTGGTGGCTGTCCTGGGATTGATTGAGTTACCCCACCTGCGTACCCCACCGGAATCACCGCCGGAGGCGTCACGGGTGGTGGTGATGAACACCCAGTACCAGCGGACGGATCCCGACAAGCTGTCCGCCACCATCGCAGATCTCGGGCCCGATGTGGTCATCCTCGCCGAGACCACACGGGCAGAGGCGGATGCCGTGGCTTCGGCTTCTGATCTCACCGTCAGCGGCCCACCGATCAAGTCGGGCGGACGTGGTGTGGCAATCTTGATGCGGGAGGGAGCAAGGGTGAGACCGGAGCTGAAGGGTTCACTCCACCAGCTGCCGGTCGTCGAGAAGCAGGGTGTGACCGTGGTGGGTGTGCACACGGTGGCGCCGGTCAATGCGCGGCAGGCCGACTTCTGGCGTGCGGATTTTCAGCAGCTGAACAGCGTGGCTGAGAGAACCGGCCCGCTGATCATGGCCGGGGATTTCAATGCAGGTGTTCTCCACCCCACGATGCGTTCGCTCGGGTTGCGGGGTTGTGGCCCCGTGACACCGACGTGGCCGTCGTTCGCGGCGGTGATCCGGATTGATCACATCCTGGTCCGGGATGCCTCGTGTGGTGCCTCAGGTGCGTTCCGGGTGGCGGGAACCGATCATGTGGGGGTCTGGGCGGATGTGCTTATCAATCCTTAA